One Solanum lycopersicum chromosome 2, SLM_r2.1 genomic region harbors:
- the LOC101249525 gene encoding uncharacterized acetyltransferase At3g50280-like — protein MGSQAMASKVSIMSTWTVKAAGRSVIDDCEIIELTPWDILELQIEYGQGGVLCYMPTSQQMKDITKATNTTSLMDHLRVSLSRVLDFFPPLCGRLEAEEEQSGGFFIKCNDAGVQFNHAVADGVTVDDIMDQSKCVPHVVRDFFPLNGVRNIEATSKPFLGVQVTELVDGIFIGCTANHSLLDGSSFWHFFTSWAEISRGFNVISQIPFLKRQFPFEIDNFSNRICIPNERINSNSDSTHEHDPPALQDKIFHFTKESIAKLKSKANLEMKTTKISSLQAVLAHVWQSIIRCRNLDHNEETTFEVPMDMRKRLNPPLPEGFFGNAIYPATVTVKAGDLLKDGGFEWAALQINEMIASHDHEKFKSVYENWMKDPEITKLGDLPRNYFMLHNSPRFNYNKYDFGWGKPIAQRGGMSNMLEGKIDVSPGIEEGSMIFEICLSPKTIQALEEHNMFVDVE, from the exons atgGG GTCTCAAGCTATGGCTTCGAAGGTATCAATCATGTCCACATGGACGGTTAAGGCTGCTGGAAGGAGTGTGATTGATGATTGTGAGATCATCGAGTTGACACCGTGGGACATTCTCGAGCTTCAAATTGAGTATGGTCAAGGTGGAGTCCTCTGTTACATGCCTACATCTCAACAAATGAAAGATATAACAAAAGCAACCAATACTACATCCTTGATGGATCATCTTAGAGTTTCACTATCTCGAGTTTTGGATTTCTTTCCTCCATTGTGCGGCCGCCTTGAGGCAGAAGAAGAGCAGAGTGGTGGTTTCTTCATTAAATGTAACGACGCTGGTGTTCAATTCAATCATGCCGTAGCTGATGGTGTTACAGTTGATGACATTATGGATCAATCAAAATGCGTTCCTCATGTGGTACGTGATTTTTTCCCATTAAATGGAGTGCGAAACATAGAGGCTACATCCAAACCATTTTTAGGTGTGCAAGTAACAGAGCTTGTTGATGGCATTTTCATTGGATGCACAGCCAATCATTCATTACTTGACGGATCTTCTTTTTGGCATTTTTTTACTTCTTGGGCTGAGATATCTCGCGGTTTTAATGTCATATCACAAATCCCCTTTCTCAAACGTCAATTCCCTTTCGAAATTGACAATTTCTCTAATCGCATTTGCATACCAAATGAAAGAATCAATAGCAATAGCGATAGCACACATGAACATGATCCACCAGCATTGCAAGATAAGATATTTCATTTTACCAAAGAAAGTATAGCCAAGCTAAAATCAAAGGCCAATCTTGAAATGAAAACCACCAAGATATCTTCTCTTCAAGCTGTGTTAGCTCATGTTTGGCAATCCATTATACGTTGTCGTAATCTGGATCACAACGAAGAGACTACTTTTGAGGTACCAATGGACATGAGGAAAAGATTGAATCCTCCTTTACCTGAAGGATTCTTTGGAAATGCAATTTACCCTGCAACCGTAACGGTGAAGGCAGGGGACCTACTGAAGGACGGGGGATTCGAATGGGCTGCTTTACAAATAAATGAGATGATTGCTTCTCATGATCATGAAAAATTCAAGAGCGTATACGAGAACTGGATGAAGGATCCGGAGATAACAAAACTAGGTGATTTGCCAAGGAATTACTTCATGTTGCACAACTCTCCGCGATTCAATTATAATAAGTATGATTTTGGTTGGGGAAAACCAATTGCACAGAGAGGTGGGATGTCAAATATGTTGGAGGGGAAAATTGATGTGTCACCTGGGATTGAAGAAGGGAGTATGATCTTTGAGATTTGTCTTTCTCCAAAGACAATACAAGCATTGGAGGAACACAACATGTTTGTTGATGTGGAATGA